Proteins from a single region of Megachile rotundata isolate GNS110a chromosome 7, iyMegRotu1, whole genome shotgun sequence:
- the LOC100881376 gene encoding venom serine protease 34-like, with translation MPSNVRNYRRCCLEHFSVTVMLSLCWLTPFVKADETKETNCTYVHDLTSEENYYIYNPEFPKPYRGPQSCSWTINSDYRVNVVCKLFELPSGFRCLLDNLTVEASSNSIHRFCGNDAVNVTSDGPTMVVKLFASVWSTGGRFLCDVMAVKKPSDAEGCECGWRNPNKIVGGMDAGVNEFPMMAGLVDFRQRNITCGSTIISNRYATTAAHCFKNGTEPRDYGLLVGDHDLRTGTDTNATVLHRLRSITIHPDYRKNPDVNDIAIVKTELEIKFSNQVGPACLPFQHSPDTFGGSYVELLGWGLTEFGGLPPSVLQKVSLSVLTNLECSKTYQNVTSSRLCTYGQGKDSCQMDSGGPVLWQNPTSRRLVLIGVINQGIDCGIFPSLNMRVGAYTDWIVSVTSDASYCISE, from the exons ttATGCTATCATTATGTTGGCTCACGCCATTCGTCAAAGCAGACGAAACTAAAGAAACAAACTGCACTTACGTCCACGATCTCACCTCCGAAGAAAACTATTACATTTACAATCCCGAATTTCCGAAACCATATCGAGGACCACAGTCATGCTCGTGGACAATAAACAGCGACTATCGCGTTAACGTGGTTTGCAAGCTATTCGAATTACCATCG GGTTTCCGTTGTTTGTTAGATAACTTGACCGTCGAAGCTAGTTCTAATAGTATACATAGATTTTGTGGCAATGATGCGGTCAATGTTACATCCGATGGACCCACAATGGTAGTGAAGCTATTTGCATCTGTATGGTCGACGGGTGGTCGATTCCTCTGCGATGTAATGGCGGTTAAAAAACCGTCGGATGCTGAGGGTTGTGAGTGTGGATGGCGGAATCCT AACAAAATCGTCGGCGGAATGGACGCAGGAGTGAACGAATTCCCCATGATGGCGGGCCTAGTCGATTTCAGGCAGCGTAACATAACTTGTGGCTCCACAATAATATCAAACAGATACGCAACCACAGCGGCTCATTGTTTCAAAAACGGGACAGAGCCTAGAGATTATGGTCTTCTCGTAGGCGATCATGACTTGCGCACAG GCACGGATACAAATGCCACTGTATTGCATAGACTGAGGAGTATTACCATACACCCTGACTATCGCAAAAATCCGGACGTAAACGATATAGCTATTGTAAAAACGGAACTGGAAATAAAGTTTAGCAACCAGGTTGGACCAGCTTGTTTACCGTTCCAACACTCGCCGGACACGTTTGGAGGAAGTTACGTTGAACTATTGG GTTGGGGTTTGACGGAGTTCGGCGGTCTACCACCCTCAGTCCTCCAAAAAGTTAGCCTAAGTGTACTGACCAACCTAGAATGTTCTAAAACATACCAGAACGTAACCTCGTCCCGACTTTGCACTTACGGCCAAGGCAAAGACAGCTGTCAG ATGGACAGCGGTGGGCCAGTTCTGTGGCAGAATCCTACCAGCAGACGACTTGTACTTATAGGAGTGATCAATCAGGGTATCGATTGCGGTATTTTCCCGAGTTTGAATATGAGGGTCGGTGCTTACACTGATTGGATCGTTTCGGTTACTTCAG ATGCCTCGTATTGCATCAGTGAGTAA
- the LOC100881152 gene encoding uncharacterized protein LOC100881152 isoform X2 → MASYEGNVEQGKKKHSYRRASFINSSSETSKPVYCRRRASKAKHTLKSHGAHKNSSDWNIDDMDDNEDNISIRHKKRDHGKNKKAHSNSEVQKQSFEDDVELDTINVSSKIRNKHPSKDSLRIANEYHKLEKRYKHVEEECQKLGTLLEQREIEYKSICSHYETLIHMVRELEEAKAELTKRNERLETQKVQSNEDILLLKNIVYQLNAELERYQDKLRDHKLEINSVNVESGEKEERYNHRVWGSINFHALGPLLNAYQENISEKRELLRMYEQEMADFGNRCKEVITENELMHKEVEELKLECNGYAKEITTLVENTASLKKQNDLLQKEAANLKRESAEIRSSYELKMEIILKRNEALRKENMSCASELSNLRGKYEILSKEFEKMKNKEDQTIPTTVHTAAIEECKKLLDELKYRYENEKRNLCTQIKRMEENQPENEKELVMAIAERNHLKGLVENLEKNLKRTQRKMEHMQGLVYSTRVSRDSLKGQLSKATAYCEELFSEYERMVAEREKLLTLLRETEKENANIDRLGKSITNRVDDLKNQLEIVRRGARQQAESAEKRIKLQELRVRRMKRIYRHKVQHLNDIIKQKEDIIGTLQTEKQVNRDKLQAENNDRAQSAKPNNP, encoded by the exons atggcTAGTTATGAGGGCAATGTGGAGCAGGGAAAAAAGAAg CACAGTTACAGAAGAGCATCCTTTATAAATAGTAGTTCTGAGACTAGTAAGCCAGTTTATTGTCGCAGACGTGCTTCAAAAGCTAAACATACGCTTAAATCTCATGGGGCTCATAAAAATTCGTCAGATTGGAACATAGATGATATGGATGATAATGAAGATAATATATCAATAAGGCATAAGAAACGTGATCATGGAAAAAATAAGAAAGCACATAGTAATAGTgaagtacaaaaacaatcatttgAAGACGATGTTGAATTAGATACCATTA ATGTGTCTTCAAAAATAAGGAACAAACATCCTTCTAAAGATTCCCTAAGAATAGCTAATGAATATCATAAATTAGAAAAACGATATAAACATGTTGAAGAGGAATGTCAAAAACTAGGTACTTTATTAGAGCAACGAGAAATAGAATATAAAAGTATATGTTCACATTATGAAACCTTAATTCATATGGTACGAGAGTTGGAAGAGGCAAAAGCTGAGCTAACAAAACGCAATGAGAGACTTGAAACACAGAAAGTTCAATCAAATGAAGATATAttacttttaaaaaatattgtctaTCAATTAAATGCTGAACTGGAGAGGTATCAAGATAAATTAAGAGATCATAAACTTGAGATCAATTCTGTGAATGTAGAAAGTGGTGAAAAAGAAGAGAGGTACAATCACAGAGTATGGGGAAGCATTAATTTTCATGCATTAGGCCCACTGTTGAATGCCTATCAAGAGAATATATCAGAAAAACGTGAACTTCTCCGCATGTATGAACAAGAGATGGCTGACTTTGGTAATAGATGTAAAGAAGTCATCACAGAGAATGAACTTATGCACAAGGAAGTAGAAGAATTAAAGTTAGAG tgtAATGGATATGCAAAAGAAATTACGACATTGGTTGAAAATACAGCATCTTTGAAGAAGCAGAACGATCTGTTGCAAAAGGAAGCTGCAAATTTAAAAAGGGAATCTGCTGAAATACGATCATCATACGAATTaaaaatggaaataattttGAAGCGTAACGAAGCGCTCAGAAAAGAAAATATGTCCTGCGCATCGGAACTGAGCAACCTGCGCGGGAAATACGAAATTTTAagcaaagaatttgaaaaaatgaaaaacaaagaGGATCAAACGATACCGACGACCGTCCACACTGCCGCCATCGAAGAATGTAAAAAACTGTTAGACGAATTAAAATATcggtatgaaaatgaaaaacgaaATCTTTGCACTCAAATAAAACGCATGGAAGAGAATCAACCAGAGAACGAGAAAGAACTTGTGATGGCTATAGCCGAAAGAAATCACTTGAAAGGTCTAGTGGAAAACCTCGAGAAAAACTTGAA ACGCACGCAACGCAAAATGGAGCACATGCAAGGCCTTGTTTATTCAACTCGAGTTTCACGTGATTCTCTCAAAGGACAGTTAAGTAAGGCAACTGCTTATTGCGAAGAATTATTTTCTGAATATGAGAGGATGGTCGCGGAAAGAGAAAAGTTGCTGACTCTTTTACGCgaaacagaaaaagaaaatgcAAACATCGATCGCCTTGGGAAGAGCATTACGAATCGGGTGGATGATTTGAAGAACCAATTAGAA ATTGTCCGAAGAGGTGCGAGACAGCAAGCAGAGTCTGCGGAAAAACGTATAAAGCTACAAGAACTACGTGTTCGCCGAATGAAGCGTATCTACCGACATAAAGTGCAGCATTTAAACGATATCATTAAGCAGAAAGAAGACATTATTGGAACGTTGCAGACAGAAAAACAAGTTAATAGAGATAAACTCCAAGCAGAAAATAACGACAGAGCTCAATCAGCCAAACCTAATAATCCATGA
- the LOC100881152 gene encoding uncharacterized protein LOC100881152 isoform X1 produces the protein MASYEGNVEQGKKKHSYRRASFINSSSETSKPVYCRRRASKAKHTLKSHGAHKNSSDWNIDDMDDNEDNISIRHKKRDHGKNKKAHSNSEVQKQSFEDDVELDTITDVSSKIRNKHPSKDSLRIANEYHKLEKRYKHVEEECQKLGTLLEQREIEYKSICSHYETLIHMVRELEEAKAELTKRNERLETQKVQSNEDILLLKNIVYQLNAELERYQDKLRDHKLEINSVNVESGEKEERYNHRVWGSINFHALGPLLNAYQENISEKRELLRMYEQEMADFGNRCKEVITENELMHKEVEELKLECNGYAKEITTLVENTASLKKQNDLLQKEAANLKRESAEIRSSYELKMEIILKRNEALRKENMSCASELSNLRGKYEILSKEFEKMKNKEDQTIPTTVHTAAIEECKKLLDELKYRYENEKRNLCTQIKRMEENQPENEKELVMAIAERNHLKGLVENLEKNLKRTQRKMEHMQGLVYSTRVSRDSLKGQLSKATAYCEELFSEYERMVAEREKLLTLLRETEKENANIDRLGKSITNRVDDLKNQLEIVRRGARQQAESAEKRIKLQELRVRRMKRIYRHKVQHLNDIIKQKEDIIGTLQTEKQVNRDKLQAENNDRAQSAKPNNP, from the exons atggcTAGTTATGAGGGCAATGTGGAGCAGGGAAAAAAGAAg CACAGTTACAGAAGAGCATCCTTTATAAATAGTAGTTCTGAGACTAGTAAGCCAGTTTATTGTCGCAGACGTGCTTCAAAAGCTAAACATACGCTTAAATCTCATGGGGCTCATAAAAATTCGTCAGATTGGAACATAGATGATATGGATGATAATGAAGATAATATATCAATAAGGCATAAGAAACGTGATCATGGAAAAAATAAGAAAGCACATAGTAATAGTgaagtacaaaaacaatcatttgAAGACGATGTTGAATTAGATACCATTA CAGATGTGTCTTCAAAAATAAGGAACAAACATCCTTCTAAAGATTCCCTAAGAATAGCTAATGAATATCATAAATTAGAAAAACGATATAAACATGTTGAAGAGGAATGTCAAAAACTAGGTACTTTATTAGAGCAACGAGAAATAGAATATAAAAGTATATGTTCACATTATGAAACCTTAATTCATATGGTACGAGAGTTGGAAGAGGCAAAAGCTGAGCTAACAAAACGCAATGAGAGACTTGAAACACAGAAAGTTCAATCAAATGAAGATATAttacttttaaaaaatattgtctaTCAATTAAATGCTGAACTGGAGAGGTATCAAGATAAATTAAGAGATCATAAACTTGAGATCAATTCTGTGAATGTAGAAAGTGGTGAAAAAGAAGAGAGGTACAATCACAGAGTATGGGGAAGCATTAATTTTCATGCATTAGGCCCACTGTTGAATGCCTATCAAGAGAATATATCAGAAAAACGTGAACTTCTCCGCATGTATGAACAAGAGATGGCTGACTTTGGTAATAGATGTAAAGAAGTCATCACAGAGAATGAACTTATGCACAAGGAAGTAGAAGAATTAAAGTTAGAG tgtAATGGATATGCAAAAGAAATTACGACATTGGTTGAAAATACAGCATCTTTGAAGAAGCAGAACGATCTGTTGCAAAAGGAAGCTGCAAATTTAAAAAGGGAATCTGCTGAAATACGATCATCATACGAATTaaaaatggaaataattttGAAGCGTAACGAAGCGCTCAGAAAAGAAAATATGTCCTGCGCATCGGAACTGAGCAACCTGCGCGGGAAATACGAAATTTTAagcaaagaatttgaaaaaatgaaaaacaaagaGGATCAAACGATACCGACGACCGTCCACACTGCCGCCATCGAAGAATGTAAAAAACTGTTAGACGAATTAAAATATcggtatgaaaatgaaaaacgaaATCTTTGCACTCAAATAAAACGCATGGAAGAGAATCAACCAGAGAACGAGAAAGAACTTGTGATGGCTATAGCCGAAAGAAATCACTTGAAAGGTCTAGTGGAAAACCTCGAGAAAAACTTGAA ACGCACGCAACGCAAAATGGAGCACATGCAAGGCCTTGTTTATTCAACTCGAGTTTCACGTGATTCTCTCAAAGGACAGTTAAGTAAGGCAACTGCTTATTGCGAAGAATTATTTTCTGAATATGAGAGGATGGTCGCGGAAAGAGAAAAGTTGCTGACTCTTTTACGCgaaacagaaaaagaaaatgcAAACATCGATCGCCTTGGGAAGAGCATTACGAATCGGGTGGATGATTTGAAGAACCAATTAGAA ATTGTCCGAAGAGGTGCGAGACAGCAAGCAGAGTCTGCGGAAAAACGTATAAAGCTACAAGAACTACGTGTTCGCCGAATGAAGCGTATCTACCGACATAAAGTGCAGCATTTAAACGATATCATTAAGCAGAAAGAAGACATTATTGGAACGTTGCAGACAGAAAAACAAGTTAATAGAGATAAACTCCAAGCAGAAAATAACGACAGAGCTCAATCAGCCAAACCTAATAATCCATGA
- the LOC100881152 gene encoding uncharacterized protein LOC100881152 isoform X3: MDDNEDNISIRHKKRDHGKNKKAHSNSEVQKQSFEDDVELDTITDVSSKIRNKHPSKDSLRIANEYHKLEKRYKHVEEECQKLGTLLEQREIEYKSICSHYETLIHMVRELEEAKAELTKRNERLETQKVQSNEDILLLKNIVYQLNAELERYQDKLRDHKLEINSVNVESGEKEERYNHRVWGSINFHALGPLLNAYQENISEKRELLRMYEQEMADFGNRCKEVITENELMHKEVEELKLECNGYAKEITTLVENTASLKKQNDLLQKEAANLKRESAEIRSSYELKMEIILKRNEALRKENMSCASELSNLRGKYEILSKEFEKMKNKEDQTIPTTVHTAAIEECKKLLDELKYRYENEKRNLCTQIKRMEENQPENEKELVMAIAERNHLKGLVENLEKNLKRTQRKMEHMQGLVYSTRVSRDSLKGQLSKATAYCEELFSEYERMVAEREKLLTLLRETEKENANIDRLGKSITNRVDDLKNQLEIVRRGARQQAESAEKRIKLQELRVRRMKRIYRHKVQHLNDIIKQKEDIIGTLQTEKQVNRDKLQAENNDRAQSAKPNNP, from the exons ATGGATGATAATGAAGATAATATATCAATAAGGCATAAGAAACGTGATCATGGAAAAAATAAGAAAGCACATAGTAATAGTgaagtacaaaaacaatcatttgAAGACGATGTTGAATTAGATACCATTA CAGATGTGTCTTCAAAAATAAGGAACAAACATCCTTCTAAAGATTCCCTAAGAATAGCTAATGAATATCATAAATTAGAAAAACGATATAAACATGTTGAAGAGGAATGTCAAAAACTAGGTACTTTATTAGAGCAACGAGAAATAGAATATAAAAGTATATGTTCACATTATGAAACCTTAATTCATATGGTACGAGAGTTGGAAGAGGCAAAAGCTGAGCTAACAAAACGCAATGAGAGACTTGAAACACAGAAAGTTCAATCAAATGAAGATATAttacttttaaaaaatattgtctaTCAATTAAATGCTGAACTGGAGAGGTATCAAGATAAATTAAGAGATCATAAACTTGAGATCAATTCTGTGAATGTAGAAAGTGGTGAAAAAGAAGAGAGGTACAATCACAGAGTATGGGGAAGCATTAATTTTCATGCATTAGGCCCACTGTTGAATGCCTATCAAGAGAATATATCAGAAAAACGTGAACTTCTCCGCATGTATGAACAAGAGATGGCTGACTTTGGTAATAGATGTAAAGAAGTCATCACAGAGAATGAACTTATGCACAAGGAAGTAGAAGAATTAAAGTTAGAG tgtAATGGATATGCAAAAGAAATTACGACATTGGTTGAAAATACAGCATCTTTGAAGAAGCAGAACGATCTGTTGCAAAAGGAAGCTGCAAATTTAAAAAGGGAATCTGCTGAAATACGATCATCATACGAATTaaaaatggaaataattttGAAGCGTAACGAAGCGCTCAGAAAAGAAAATATGTCCTGCGCATCGGAACTGAGCAACCTGCGCGGGAAATACGAAATTTTAagcaaagaatttgaaaaaatgaaaaacaaagaGGATCAAACGATACCGACGACCGTCCACACTGCCGCCATCGAAGAATGTAAAAAACTGTTAGACGAATTAAAATATcggtatgaaaatgaaaaacgaaATCTTTGCACTCAAATAAAACGCATGGAAGAGAATCAACCAGAGAACGAGAAAGAACTTGTGATGGCTATAGCCGAAAGAAATCACTTGAAAGGTCTAGTGGAAAACCTCGAGAAAAACTTGAA ACGCACGCAACGCAAAATGGAGCACATGCAAGGCCTTGTTTATTCAACTCGAGTTTCACGTGATTCTCTCAAAGGACAGTTAAGTAAGGCAACTGCTTATTGCGAAGAATTATTTTCTGAATATGAGAGGATGGTCGCGGAAAGAGAAAAGTTGCTGACTCTTTTACGCgaaacagaaaaagaaaatgcAAACATCGATCGCCTTGGGAAGAGCATTACGAATCGGGTGGATGATTTGAAGAACCAATTAGAA ATTGTCCGAAGAGGTGCGAGACAGCAAGCAGAGTCTGCGGAAAAACGTATAAAGCTACAAGAACTACGTGTTCGCCGAATGAAGCGTATCTACCGACATAAAGTGCAGCATTTAAACGATATCATTAAGCAGAAAGAAGACATTATTGGAACGTTGCAGACAGAAAAACAAGTTAATAGAGATAAACTCCAAGCAGAAAATAACGACAGAGCTCAATCAGCCAAACCTAATAATCCATGA
- the LOC100883130 gene encoding venom serine protease 34-like isoform X2, with protein sequence MSRALTVLCWLLLIFKETQTADVGCTFAQNLIVGNTYYVYNNEYPYQYEGQHNCAWTLKSDYRVNLHCTTFELPWTVNCIGDILTVQTNSTTSHKYCGNGAFNITSTDPTMVVKLSTSVFSTGGRFLCEARALERPQDSQDCRCGWKNPTRIVGGVEAGVNEFPMMAGLIDVTILGVWCGGTIISNRYVLSAAHCVYNRNTSDFGVLVGDHDISIGNDTNAAVLHKVIQFLIHPDYRSRGNFNDMALVKTETQIVFNNRVGPACLPFQHQPDTFGGNFVEALGWGSREFGQGPSDTLQKVTLSIWTNLECSKVYPNVTRASLCTYGKGKDACQFDSGGPVLWQNPTTKRLVLVAVISAGTDCGVTAGLNTRVGAYLDWIVSATSDSSYCISE encoded by the exons ATGTCGAGAG CGCTAACAGTGTTATGTTGGCTCCtgttaattttcaaagaaaCTCAAACCGCCGATGTCGGATGCACCTTTGCTCAAAACCTAATCGTTGGCAATACATATTACGTCTATAATAACGAATATCCATATCAGTACGAAGGACAGCATAATTGTGCGTGGACCCTAAAAAGTGACTACCGTGTAAACTTGCATTGTACCACATTCGAACTACCCTGG ACTGTAAATTGCATTGGAGATATACTGACGGTCCAAACTAATTCTACCACCTCGCATAAATATTGTGGAAATGGCGCTTTCAATATAACATCCACTGATCCCACGATGGTGGTGAAGTTGTCAACATCTGTATTCTCGACGGGTGGTCGATTCCTTTGCGAGGCAAGGGCGCTTGAGAGACCGCAGGATTCTCAGGATTGCCGATGTGGATGGAAAAATCCT ACAAGAATTGTCGGTGGAGTGGAAGCGGGTGTAAACGAATTTCCAATGATGGCCGGCTTGATCGACGTCACGATCCTCGGAGTGTGGTGCGGAGGTACAATAATATCAAACAGATACGTACTCTCAGCAGCTCACTGTGTCTATAACAGAAATACCTCAGATTTCGGTGTCCTAGTGGGCGATCATGATATATCCATAG GTAACGACACCAATGCGGCGGTGTTGCATAAAGTGATTCAATTTCTCATACACCCTGACTATAGGAGTAGAGGAAATTTTAACGATATGGCTCTCGTGAAGACGGAGACacaaattgtttttaataatcGAGTTGGACCGGCTTGTCTACCGTTTCAACATCAGCCAGACACCTTTGGAGGCAATTTCGTTGAAGCCTTGG GTTGGGGATCAAGGGAATTCGGCCAAGGTCCCTCAGATACCCTCCAGAAGGTCACTCTAAGCATATGGACAAACCTAGAGTGTTCGAAAGTATACCCAAACGTCACCAGAGCTAGCCTTTGCACTTACGGCAAAGGCAAAGACGCCTGTCAG TTTGACAGTGGCGGTCCAGTGTTGTGGCAGAACCCTACCACCAAGAGACTTGTACTTGTAGCAGTCATCAGCGCGGGTACAGACTGTGGTGTCACCGCTGGTCTAAATACCAGAGTCGGTGCTTACTTAGACTGGATCGTATCTGCGACTTCAG ATTCCTCATATTGCATCAGTGAATAA
- the LOC100883130 gene encoding venom serine protease 34-like isoform X1 — protein MSRVALTVLCWLLLIFKETQTADVGCTFAQNLIVGNTYYVYNNEYPYQYEGQHNCAWTLKSDYRVNLHCTTFELPWTVNCIGDILTVQTNSTTSHKYCGNGAFNITSTDPTMVVKLSTSVFSTGGRFLCEARALERPQDSQDCRCGWKNPTRIVGGVEAGVNEFPMMAGLIDVTILGVWCGGTIISNRYVLSAAHCVYNRNTSDFGVLVGDHDISIGNDTNAAVLHKVIQFLIHPDYRSRGNFNDMALVKTETQIVFNNRVGPACLPFQHQPDTFGGNFVEALGWGSREFGQGPSDTLQKVTLSIWTNLECSKVYPNVTRASLCTYGKGKDACQFDSGGPVLWQNPTTKRLVLVAVISAGTDCGVTAGLNTRVGAYLDWIVSATSDSSYCISE, from the exons ATGTCGAGAG TAGCGCTAACAGTGTTATGTTGGCTCCtgttaattttcaaagaaaCTCAAACCGCCGATGTCGGATGCACCTTTGCTCAAAACCTAATCGTTGGCAATACATATTACGTCTATAATAACGAATATCCATATCAGTACGAAGGACAGCATAATTGTGCGTGGACCCTAAAAAGTGACTACCGTGTAAACTTGCATTGTACCACATTCGAACTACCCTGG ACTGTAAATTGCATTGGAGATATACTGACGGTCCAAACTAATTCTACCACCTCGCATAAATATTGTGGAAATGGCGCTTTCAATATAACATCCACTGATCCCACGATGGTGGTGAAGTTGTCAACATCTGTATTCTCGACGGGTGGTCGATTCCTTTGCGAGGCAAGGGCGCTTGAGAGACCGCAGGATTCTCAGGATTGCCGATGTGGATGGAAAAATCCT ACAAGAATTGTCGGTGGAGTGGAAGCGGGTGTAAACGAATTTCCAATGATGGCCGGCTTGATCGACGTCACGATCCTCGGAGTGTGGTGCGGAGGTACAATAATATCAAACAGATACGTACTCTCAGCAGCTCACTGTGTCTATAACAGAAATACCTCAGATTTCGGTGTCCTAGTGGGCGATCATGATATATCCATAG GTAACGACACCAATGCGGCGGTGTTGCATAAAGTGATTCAATTTCTCATACACCCTGACTATAGGAGTAGAGGAAATTTTAACGATATGGCTCTCGTGAAGACGGAGACacaaattgtttttaataatcGAGTTGGACCGGCTTGTCTACCGTTTCAACATCAGCCAGACACCTTTGGAGGCAATTTCGTTGAAGCCTTGG GTTGGGGATCAAGGGAATTCGGCCAAGGTCCCTCAGATACCCTCCAGAAGGTCACTCTAAGCATATGGACAAACCTAGAGTGTTCGAAAGTATACCCAAACGTCACCAGAGCTAGCCTTTGCACTTACGGCAAAGGCAAAGACGCCTGTCAG TTTGACAGTGGCGGTCCAGTGTTGTGGCAGAACCCTACCACCAAGAGACTTGTACTTGTAGCAGTCATCAGCGCGGGTACAGACTGTGGTGTCACCGCTGGTCTAAATACCAGAGTCGGTGCTTACTTAGACTGGATCGTATCTGCGACTTCAG ATTCCTCATATTGCATCAGTGAATAA